The following coding sequences are from one Roseburia hominis A2-183 window:
- a CDS encoding phosphoribosylformylglycinamidine synthase, which translates to MSNVRRVYVEKKPAFAVRARELEAEIRNYLGISDVKGVRELIRYDMEHVSEETYRKALVTVFSEPPVDDVYEETFELNGARTFSVEFLPGQFDQRADSAEQCVKLLNENEEPLIRTAVTYVIEGEISDAEFEAIKKHCINPVDSRETGLEKPQTLVQSFPEPEDVKIFDGFSAMPEAELKELYDSLGLAMTFKDFLHIQNYFKNEEKRDPSMTEIRVLDTYWSDHCRHTTFSTELKDVSFDDGYYRAPMEETYQDYLATHKNLYAGRSDKFVCLMDIALMAMKRLKKEGKLMDQEESDEINACSIVVPIEVDGVTEEWLVNFKNETHNHPTEIEPFGGAATCLGGAIRDPLSGRTYVYQAMRVTGAADPTVSVKDTIPGKLPQKKLVREAAHGYSSYGNQIGLATGYVKEVYHPNYVAKRMEIGAVLGAAPRRAVQRLTSDPGDIIILLGGRTGRDGIGGATGSSKAHNTESTAVCGAEVQKGNPPTERKIQRLFRREEVAHIIKKCNDFGAGGVSVAIGELADGLRVQLDKVPKKYAGLDGTELAISESQERMAVVVAPEDVQKFLAFAKEENLEAVEVAVVTEEPRLVLTWRGKEVVNLSRAFLDTNGAHQETNVAVDMPDPKENYLNKIDTPAVSEALAAGDMKKAWLAELADLNVCSQKGLVEMFDGSIGAGSVYMPFGGKYQLTETQSMVAKIPVMTGKSDAVTMMAYGFDPYLSSWSPYHGAVYAVLESLSRIVSAGGDYSKVRFTFQEYFRRMSEEPKRWSQPFAALLGAYNAQIGFGLPSIGGKDSMSGSFNEIDVPPTLVSFAVDVAKEGDIITPELKAVGNQLVLFSIERDSYDLPVYAQVMKLYAVLHELIGKGAVVSAYALDGKGLAAAVSKMAFGNKLGVTIEKEVSEETLFAPGFGNIVAEVPVEKVGIVKETLKAAGLSGNEELVGWVNEEQSFCYGGMKLALDEAIAAWSGTLEKVFPTRVTDNKDELDTGIYQADSIYVCKHKVAKPTVFIPVFPGTNCEYDSARAFERAGADTIVKVFKNLNAEDIRDSVEEFTKAIDQAQIIMFPGGFSAGDEPEGSAKFFATAFRNAKMTEAVMKLLNERDGLALGICNGFQALIKLGLVPYGEIRPQTADSPTLTYNTIGRHISKMVYTKVVTNKSPWLAQAKTGEVYCNPASHGEGRFVAPKEWLEKLFANGQVATQYVNEAGVPTMDEEWNVNGSYMAIEGITSPDGRVLGKMAHSERRDRSVAMNIYGEQDLRLFESGVEYFK; encoded by the coding sequence AGGAAACTTTTGAGTTAAATGGCGCGAGAACTTTTTCCGTAGAATTCCTGCCGGGACAGTTTGACCAGAGAGCGGACTCCGCCGAGCAGTGCGTGAAGCTGTTAAATGAGAACGAGGAGCCGCTGATCCGCACGGCTGTGACCTATGTGATCGAGGGAGAGATCAGCGATGCAGAGTTTGAGGCGATCAAAAAGCACTGCATCAACCCGGTTGACTCCAGAGAGACCGGTCTTGAGAAGCCGCAGACGCTGGTGCAGTCGTTCCCGGAGCCAGAGGATGTAAAGATTTTCGACGGATTTTCTGCGATGCCTGAGGCAGAACTGAAGGAACTTTATGATTCCCTCGGTCTGGCGATGACTTTCAAGGACTTTTTACATATTCAGAATTATTTTAAGAATGAGGAGAAGCGCGACCCGTCCATGACGGAGATCCGCGTATTGGACACCTACTGGTCCGATCACTGCCGTCATACGACGTTTTCCACAGAACTTAAGGACGTAAGCTTTGACGACGGCTATTACCGTGCGCCGATGGAGGAGACCTATCAGGATTACCTCGCCACCCATAAGAATCTTTACGCAGGACGTTCAGACAAATTCGTGTGCCTGATGGACATTGCCTTAATGGCGATGAAGCGCCTCAAAAAGGAGGGCAAGCTGATGGATCAGGAGGAATCCGATGAGATCAATGCCTGCTCGATTGTCGTTCCGATCGAGGTGGACGGAGTGACTGAGGAGTGGCTTGTAAACTTTAAGAACGAGACACATAACCACCCGACAGAGATTGAACCGTTCGGTGGTGCTGCGACCTGTCTGGGCGGTGCGATCCGTGATCCGCTTTCCGGACGTACCTATGTCTATCAGGCAATGCGTGTGACCGGTGCGGCAGATCCGACAGTTTCCGTGAAAGACACGATCCCGGGCAAGCTTCCGCAGAAGAAGCTTGTGCGCGAGGCGGCACACGGTTACAGTTCTTATGGTAACCAGATCGGTCTGGCAACCGGTTATGTCAAGGAGGTATACCATCCGAATTATGTGGCGAAGCGTATGGAGATCGGTGCAGTGCTCGGTGCGGCTCCGAGACGTGCGGTGCAGAGACTGACCTCCGATCCGGGAGACATCATCATTCTGCTTGGCGGCCGTACCGGTCGTGACGGCATCGGTGGTGCGACAGGTTCTTCCAAGGCACATAACACAGAGTCCACCGCAGTCTGCGGTGCAGAGGTGCAGAAGGGTAACCCGCCGACAGAGCGCAAGATCCAGAGATTATTCCGCCGCGAGGAAGTGGCGCATATCATCAAGAAGTGTAATGACTTCGGTGCAGGCGGTGTATCGGTTGCCATCGGAGAGCTGGCAGACGGACTGCGCGTGCAGCTGGATAAGGTGCCGAAGAAATATGCGGGACTTGATGGAACCGAACTTGCAATCTCAGAGTCCCAGGAACGTATGGCGGTCGTAGTGGCACCGGAGGATGTACAGAAGTTCCTTGCATTTGCGAAGGAGGAGAATCTGGAAGCTGTCGAGGTTGCGGTTGTGACCGAGGAGCCGAGACTGGTACTCACGTGGAGAGGAAAGGAAGTCGTAAACTTATCCCGTGCATTCCTGGATACCAACGGTGCACATCAGGAGACCAATGTGGCAGTGGATATGCCGGACCCGAAGGAAAATTATCTGAATAAGATCGATACACCGGCGGTTTCCGAGGCGTTAGCAGCAGGCGATATGAAGAAAGCATGGCTCGCAGAACTTGCCGACTTGAATGTGTGTTCTCAGAAGGGACTGGTGGAGATGTTCGACGGTTCCATCGGAGCGGGAAGCGTATACATGCCGTTCGGTGGGAAATATCAGCTGACCGAGACACAGTCCATGGTGGCAAAGATTCCGGTGATGACCGGCAAATCCGATGCAGTCACGATGATGGCATACGGCTTCGATCCGTATCTGTCTTCCTGGAGCCCGTATCACGGTGCGGTGTATGCAGTGCTTGAGTCTCTGTCGAGAATCGTGTCTGCAGGCGGCGATTACAGCAAGGTGCGCTTTACCTTCCAGGAGTATTTCCGCAGGATGAGCGAGGAGCCGAAGCGCTGGAGTCAGCCGTTTGCTGCTCTGCTTGGCGCGTACAATGCACAGATCGGCTTCGGACTGCCGTCCATCGGAGGAAAGGATTCCATGTCCGGAAGCTTCAACGAGATCGACGTACCGCCGACACTGGTATCCTTTGCCGTGGATGTGGCAAAAGAGGGCGACATCATCACGCCGGAGCTTAAGGCAGTGGGAAATCAGCTGGTACTTTTCTCCATCGAGAGGGATTCTTATGATCTTCCGGTCTATGCGCAGGTAATGAAGCTCTATGCGGTGCTGCATGAGCTGATCGGAAAGGGTGCGGTCGTATCCGCCTATGCGCTGGATGGAAAAGGACTTGCGGCGGCAGTCAGCAAGATGGCATTTGGCAATAAGCTTGGTGTGACGATTGAGAAGGAAGTGTCGGAAGAGACACTGTTTGCACCGGGATTTGGTAATATCGTGGCGGAGGTTCCAGTGGAGAAGGTTGGTATTGTCAAGGAGACATTAAAGGCAGCGGGACTTTCCGGAAATGAGGAGCTTGTCGGCTGGGTAAATGAGGAACAGAGCTTCTGCTACGGCGGCATGAAGCTTGCACTCGACGAGGCGATCGCAGCATGGAGCGGCACGCTGGAGAAAGTATTCCCGACCCGCGTGACAGATAATAAGGACGAACTTGACACCGGCATCTATCAGGCAGACAGTATCTATGTCTGCAAACACAAGGTGGCAAAACCGACCGTGTTTATACCGGTATTTCCGGGAACGAACTGCGAGTACGACAGTGCGAGAGCATTTGAGCGCGCAGGTGCGGACACGATCGTAAAGGTATTCAAGAACCTGAATGCAGAGGACATCCGCGATTCGGTTGAGGAGTTCACAAAGGCGATCGATCAGGCACAGATTATCATGTTCCCGGGCGGATTCTCCGCGGGAGATGAGCCGGAGGGCTCCGCGAAGTTCTTTGCGACCGCGTTCCGCAATGCGAAGATGACAGAGGCGGTCATGAAGCTTTTGAACGAGCGCGACGGACTGGCGCTCGGTATCTGCAACGGTTTCCAGGCACTGATTAAGCTGGGGCTGGTACCGTACGGAGAGATCCGTCCGCAGACCGCAGATTCACCGACATTAACCTACAACACGATCGGCCGTCATATCAGCAAGATGGTATACACGAAGGTTGTGACGAACAAGTCCCCGTGGCTGGCACAGGCAAAGACCGGCGAGGTATATTGCAATCCGGCTTCCCACGGCGAGGGACGTTTTGTCGCTCCGAAGGAATGGCTGGAGAAGCTGTTTGCAAACGGTCAGGTGGCAACACAGTATGTCAACGAGGCGGGTGTTCCGACCATGGATGAGGAGTGGAATGTCAACGGCTCCTACATGGCAATCGAGGGAATCACAAGCCCGGACGGAAGAGTGCTCGGCAAGATGGCACATTCGGAGCGTCGTGACCGGAGTGTGGCGATGAATATTTACGGTGAGCAGGATTTGAGACTGTTTGAGTCCGGCGTGGAATATTTTAAGTAA
- a CDS encoding NAD-dependent epimerase/dehydratase family protein — translation MNILVLGGTGFFGKHLVWELLHRGHEVTIATRGRTPDDFGDRVRRLIVDRTDVRQMEQVFAHKYYDVFYDDLAYCAGDVRTVLEAVPCRRYVMVSSASVYDLHFQTVETDYEPEHDRLVWYTDYSGSYDVLKKSAECALVQQYPMKNAAFVRFPYVIGRDDYTDRLYFYVEHVVRQKPMYIDNMDAQMSFISVDDAGRLLAHLGGDEIQGAVNGASRGTISPREILTYVYRRTGKEAFLDETGDPAPYNGTPGYSINTERAGRTGFVFSNLKDWIYELLDFYIERAAEEMRK, via the coding sequence ATGAATATTTTAGTGCTGGGCGGAACGGGATTTTTCGGAAAACATCTGGTGTGGGAACTTTTGCACCGGGGACATGAGGTGACGATCGCAACACGCGGCCGGACGCCGGATGATTTTGGAGACAGAGTCAGACGTCTGATCGTCGACCGGACGGATGTCCGGCAGATGGAGCAGGTGTTTGCCCATAAATATTATGACGTTTTCTACGACGATCTGGCTTACTGTGCGGGGGATGTGCGCACCGTGCTGGAGGCGGTGCCCTGCAGAAGGTATGTGATGGTGTCCTCGGCATCCGTGTATGATCTGCATTTTCAGACCGTGGAGACGGACTATGAGCCGGAACATGACAGACTGGTCTGGTATACGGATTACAGCGGATCGTATGACGTATTGAAGAAAAGTGCGGAATGTGCGCTCGTGCAGCAGTATCCGATGAAAAATGCGGCTTTTGTGAGATTCCCCTACGTCATCGGCAGGGATGACTACACGGACCGGCTGTACTTTTATGTGGAACATGTGGTGCGGCAGAAACCGATGTATATTGATAATATGGACGCACAGATGAGCTTTATCAGCGTGGACGATGCGGGGCGCCTTCTGGCGCATCTCGGCGGGGATGAGATCCAGGGTGCCGTCAACGGAGCGAGCCGCGGGACCATCTCGCCGCGGGAGATCCTGACTTACGTGTACAGACGCACCGGAAAAGAGGCGTTTCTTGATGAGACCGGCGATCCGGCGCCATATAATGGGACGCCCGGCTACAGCATCAATACAGAGCGCGCCGGGCGTACGGGATTTGTGTTTTCCAATCTGAAAGACTGGATCTATGAACTGCTTGATTTTTACATAGAGCGCGCCGCAGAAGAGATGCGTAAATAA
- the gap gene encoding type I glyceraldehyde-3-phosphate dehydrogenase, producing the protein MAVRVAINGFGRIGRLAFRQMFGAEGYEVVAINDLTSPKMLAHLLKYDSSQGKYEHADEVSSTDDSIIVCGKEIKIYAFPDANNCPWGELKVDVVLECSGFYTSKEKAQAHINAGARKVVISAPAGNDLPTIVYNTNHKTLKASDTIISAASCTTNCLAPMADALNKYAPIQSGIMVTIHAYTGDQMTLDGPQRKGDLRRSRAAAVNIVPNSTGAAKAIGLVIPELNGKLIGSAQRVPTPTGSTTILTAVVKKAGVTKEDINAAMKAAANESFGYNEDEIVSSDIVGMRFGSLFDATQTMVNQVSDDQYEVQVVSWYDNENSYTSQMVRTIKYFSELA; encoded by the coding sequence ATGGCAGTAAGAGTAGCAATCAATGGTTTTGGCCGTATCGGTCGTCTTGCTTTCAGACAGATGTTTGGAGCAGAAGGATATGAAGTAGTAGCAATCAACGATCTGACAAGCCCGAAGATGTTAGCACACCTGTTAAAGTATGACTCATCTCAGGGTAAGTACGAGCATGCAGATGAGGTATCTTCTACAGACGATTCCATCATCGTATGCGGCAAGGAGATCAAGATCTACGCATTCCCGGATGCAAATAACTGCCCATGGGGAGAGTTAAAAGTAGACGTTGTATTAGAGTGCTCCGGTTTCTACACATCCAAGGAGAAGGCTCAGGCTCATATCAACGCAGGCGCTAGAAAAGTTGTTATCTCTGCTCCAGCAGGAAATGACCTTCCTACTATCGTATACAACACCAACCACAAGACATTAAAGGCTTCTGATACCATCATTTCCGCAGCTTCCTGTACAACAAACTGCTTGGCACCGATGGCAGACGCTCTTAACAAATACGCTCCGATCCAGTCCGGTATCATGGTAACCATCCATGCTTATACAGGAGATCAGATGACTCTTGACGGACCGCAGAGAAAGGGTGACTTAAGAAGATCCCGTGCAGCAGCAGTCAACATCGTTCCGAACAGCACAGGTGCTGCAAAGGCAATCGGTCTTGTTATTCCGGAGTTAAACGGCAAACTGATCGGTTCTGCACAGCGTGTACCGACCCCGACAGGTTCTACCACAATCTTAACAGCAGTTGTTAAGAAAGCCGGCGTTACAAAGGAAGACATCAACGCAGCTATGAAGGCAGCAGCAAACGAGTCCTTCGGTTACAACGAGGATGAGATCGTATCTTCTGATATCGTTGGTATGAGATTTGGTTCCTTATTCGATGCAACTCAGACCATGGTAAATCAGGTATCTGATGATCAGTATGAGGTTCAGGTTGTTTCATGGTATGACAACGAGAACTCCTACACATCTCAGATGGTAAGAACCATCAAATACTTCTCCGAGTTAGCATAA
- a CDS encoding CapA family protein, with translation MPKKCKGKRNALVVTVVAVLLGDIFAGGQNIPAQQKTWNAGDTKRTQMTESATQRMDLTDAFAVILQGATKKFIAGYAVDDSFLMWLAARYGDEKVVRIASAVLDGTEDPEVWYDITGSSIHVLWLMYCRDSGFQQYRLQNVYWKEAGEDGKIVLGFAGDINFADDWYTMEYMNRQTNGIYDCFSEDLLSEMQNVDVMVMNNEFTYAESGSVEAVPGKAYTFRADPEDVELLSVFGTDAVTLANNHVYDYGEEGLLSTLDCLRKADIPYTGAGENRKEASKILSFVIGGRKIAIVSATQIERATKYTKEATETEPGVLKTLNPAAFLEVIREADATSDYVIVEVHWGTEGSLHEEKSQRLLAELYAEAGADAVIGGHPHRLQGCGFTDGVPVAYSLGNFWFSTGTLYTTLAKITITEDGAVTLSYVPCIQKGLVTSILTEQDDKDGFYHYLAAISDDIGMDADGNVYDKTAGDYPSQVIVYDSDTSKTKIRGTTDNDGYAIDIVGNRK, from the coding sequence ATGCCCAAAAAGTGCAAGGGAAAAAGAAATGCACTTGTAGTAACCGTGGTGGCTGTACTTCTGGGAGATATTTTTGCAGGAGGACAGAATATTCCGGCACAACAGAAGACCTGGAATGCCGGAGATACAAAACGTACGCAGATGACAGAGAGCGCAACACAGAGAATGGACCTGACAGACGCATTTGCAGTGATATTACAAGGTGCGACGAAGAAATTTATCGCAGGATATGCAGTCGATGATTCGTTTTTGATGTGGCTGGCTGCCAGATACGGAGATGAGAAGGTAGTGCGGATCGCGAGTGCCGTTCTGGATGGAACGGAGGATCCGGAAGTCTGGTATGACATTACCGGCAGCTCCATCCATGTACTGTGGTTGATGTATTGCAGGGACAGTGGTTTTCAGCAGTACCGGCTGCAAAATGTATACTGGAAAGAGGCCGGAGAGGATGGAAAGATCGTGCTCGGCTTTGCGGGTGACATCAATTTTGCCGACGACTGGTATACGATGGAGTATATGAACCGGCAGACGAATGGCATCTATGACTGCTTTTCGGAGGATCTGCTCTCGGAGATGCAGAACGTGGATGTGATGGTGATGAACAATGAGTTCACCTACGCAGAGAGCGGGAGCGTGGAGGCGGTTCCCGGGAAGGCATATACCTTTCGGGCAGATCCGGAGGATGTAGAACTCCTCTCTGTTTTTGGAACGGATGCTGTGACGCTTGCCAACAATCATGTGTATGATTACGGGGAAGAAGGACTGCTGTCGACCTTAGATTGTCTGCGGAAAGCGGACATCCCTTATACGGGGGCGGGCGAGAATCGAAAAGAGGCATCCAAGATCCTCTCTTTTGTGATCGGAGGCAGAAAGATTGCCATTGTTTCCGCCACACAGATTGAGCGGGCGACCAAGTATACAAAAGAGGCGACGGAGACGGAACCGGGAGTATTAAAGACCTTGAATCCTGCCGCATTTCTGGAGGTGATCCGGGAAGCGGACGCCACAAGTGATTATGTGATTGTGGAAGTGCACTGGGGAACGGAAGGCAGTCTGCACGAAGAAAAATCCCAGCGTCTTCTGGCGGAGCTATATGCGGAGGCAGGCGCAGACGCGGTGATCGGCGGACATCCGCACCGGCTGCAGGGATGTGGTTTTACCGATGGTGTGCCGGTTGCGTACAGTCTCGGAAATTTCTGGTTTTCCACCGGGACGCTGTATACAACGCTTGCCAAGATTACGATCACAGAGGACGGCGCGGTGACACTTTCCTATGTCCCGTGTATACAGAAGGGACTAGTTACAAGCATTCTGACAGAGCAGGATGATAAAGACGGGTTTTATCATTACCTGGCTGCAATTTCCGATGACATCGGAATGGATGCGGACGGTAATGTTTATGATAAAACAGCGGGGGATTATCCTTCGCAGGTAATCGTGTACGATTCGGATACAAGCAAGACAAAGATCCGCGGCACGACAGATAATGATGGGTATGCCATCGACATTGTTGGCAACCGAAAATAA
- a CDS encoding histidinol-phosphatase HisJ family protein produces MLWDTHMHSQYSGDSDAPQEDMIRAAIRAKLPGICFTDHLDIDYPDNPEAFLLDLPNYTSSVFAMQEQYRDQISVRYGIELGLQPHLAALHADILSQYDFDFVIGSSHVVHGYDPYFPPFWKTHTEEEGYREYFESILENIRAFDDFDVYGHIDYVVRYGPTRNENYTYARYSDVIDEILRLLIEKGKGIEINTGGFKYGLGHPNPCEEILARYRELGGEIITVGADAHAPEHVGFAFEKVPQILKDAGFIYYTVFRKRKPEFIKIED; encoded by the coding sequence ATGTTATGGGATACACATATGCACAGCCAATATTCCGGTGACAGCGACGCCCCGCAGGAGGACATGATCCGCGCTGCAATCAGGGCAAAGCTCCCCGGCATCTGTTTTACGGATCATCTGGACATCGACTATCCGGACAACCCGGAAGCGTTCCTGTTAGACCTGCCGAACTACACGTCATCCGTTTTCGCCATGCAGGAACAGTACCGGGATCAGATCAGCGTGCGCTACGGCATCGAGCTGGGGCTCCAGCCGCATCTGGCAGCGCTGCATGCCGATATTCTCTCGCAGTATGACTTCGACTTTGTCATCGGTTCCTCCCATGTGGTACACGGCTATGATCCGTATTTTCCGCCATTCTGGAAGACGCACACCGAGGAGGAAGGATACCGCGAATACTTTGAGTCCATCCTGGAAAACATCCGGGCATTTGATGACTTTGACGTCTACGGTCACATCGACTATGTCGTGCGCTACGGTCCGACGCGCAACGAGAATTATACCTACGCCAGATACAGCGACGTGATCGACGAGATTCTAAGACTTCTGATTGAAAAAGGGAAAGGCATCGAGATCAATACCGGCGGCTTCAAATACGGACTGGGACATCCGAACCCCTGCGAGGAGATCCTCGCGCGCTACCGTGAGCTTGGCGGTGAGATCATCACGGTCGGCGCGGACGCCCATGCCCCGGAACATGTCGGCTTTGCCTTTGAGAAAGTGCCTCAGATTTTAAAGGACGCCGGTTTTATTTACTACACGGTCTTCCGGAAACGCAAGCCGGAATTCATAAAAATTGAGGACTGA
- a CDS encoding phosphoglycerate kinase, whose amino-acid sequence MSLNKKSVDDINVKGKRVLVRCDFNVPLKNGEITDETRIVAALPTIQKLINDGGKVILCSHLGKVKNGPNEGESLAPVAKRLSEKLGKEVVFVSDYNVTGEAATKAVEAMKEGDVVLLQNTRFRGEEETKNGEQFSKELADLADDYVCDAFGSSHRAHASVAGVTKFISAKGGSNVVGYLMEKEIAFLGNAVENPVRPFVAILGGAKVADKLNVISNLLEKCDTLIIGGGMAYTFLKAQGYEIGKSLVDDSKIDYCKEMMAKAEKLGKKLLLPVDAVTIADFPNPIDAPVEVEVCDVKNMPADREGCDIGPKTAELYAEAVKTAKTVVWNGPMGVFENPTLAKGTIAVAKALAETDATTIIGGGDSAAAVNQLGFADKMSHISTGGGASLEFLEGKELPGVVAADDK is encoded by the coding sequence ATGTCATTAAACAAAAAATCCGTAGATGATATCAATGTAAAAGGCAAGAGAGTGCTCGTAAGATGCGATTTCAACGTACCGCTCAAGAATGGCGAGATCACAGATGAGACCCGTATCGTGGCTGCACTTCCGACAATCCAGAAGCTGATCAACGATGGCGGCAAGGTTATCCTCTGCTCCCATCTTGGAAAAGTAAAGAACGGACCAAACGAGGGCGAGTCCTTAGCACCGGTTGCAAAGAGACTTTCCGAGAAGCTTGGCAAGGAAGTTGTATTTGTATCTGATTACAACGTAACCGGAGAGGCAGCTACCAAGGCGGTAGAGGCTATGAAAGAGGGAGATGTTGTATTACTTCAGAATACACGTTTCCGCGGCGAGGAAGAGACCAAGAACGGCGAGCAGTTCAGCAAAGAGTTAGCAGATCTTGCAGATGATTACGTATGCGACGCATTCGGTTCTTCCCACAGAGCACATGCTTCCGTAGCAGGCGTGACAAAGTTCATCAGCGCAAAGGGCGGTTCCAACGTTGTCGGCTACCTGATGGAGAAAGAGATTGCATTCCTTGGCAATGCAGTTGAGAATCCGGTAAGACCGTTTGTTGCAATCCTTGGCGGTGCAAAAGTTGCAGACAAGTTAAACGTTATCTCCAACCTGCTTGAGAAGTGTGATACCTTGATCATCGGTGGCGGTATGGCTTACACTTTCTTAAAGGCACAGGGTTATGAGATCGGTAAATCCTTAGTGGACGACAGCAAGATCGACTACTGCAAGGAGATGATGGCAAAGGCTGAGAAGCTTGGCAAGAAGCTGTTACTTCCGGTAGACGCAGTGACAATCGCTGATTTCCCGAACCCGATCGACGCTCCGGTTGAGGTTGAGGTTTGCGACGTTAAGAATATGCCGGCTGACAGAGAGGGCTGTGATATCGGACCGAAGACGGCTGAGTTATATGCAGAGGCTGTTAAGACAGCAAAGACCGTTGTATGGAACGGACCGATGGGTGTATTCGAGAATCCGACACTTGCAAAAGGTACGATCGCTGTAGCAAAGGCACTGGCTGAGACAGACGCTACCACAATCATCGGCGGCGGCGATTCCGCAGCAGCAGTAAACCAGCTTGGTTTTGCAGACAAGATGAGCCATATTTCCACAGGTGGCGGCGCATCCTTAGAGTTCTTAGAGGGTAAGGAACTTCCGGGTGTTGTAGCAGCAGACGACAAATAA
- the tpiA gene encoding triose-phosphate isomerase yields MARKKIVAGNWKMNMTPSQAVKLVEELKPLVVSDDVEVVYCVPAIDIVPVVEAVKGTNVAVGAENMYYEEKGAYTGEISPEMLVDAGVKYVIIGHSERRDYFKECDCMLNKKVKKAFEHNLTPILCCGETLEQREMGVTLDWIRLQIKSDLKDITAEQVASMVIAYEPIWAIGTGKTATTAQAQEVCKAIRDCIAEVYDTDTAEKVRIQYGGSVNAGNAAELFAQPDIDGGLVGGASLKADFGKIVNYK; encoded by the coding sequence ATGGCAAGAAAGAAAATTGTGGCCGGCAACTGGAAGATGAACATGACTCCAAGCCAGGCAGTAAAGTTAGTAGAAGAGTTAAAGCCGCTTGTAGTAAGTGATGATGTTGAAGTTGTATACTGTGTTCCGGCAATCGATATCGTACCGGTTGTAGAGGCAGTCAAAGGTACTAACGTTGCAGTCGGTGCAGAGAATATGTACTACGAGGAGAAAGGTGCCTACACAGGAGAGATCTCTCCGGAGATGCTGGTAGACGCAGGCGTGAAGTATGTTATCATCGGTCATTCCGAGAGACGTGACTACTTCAAAGAGTGCGACTGCATGCTGAACAAGAAAGTTAAGAAAGCATTCGAGCACAATCTGACCCCGATCCTTTGCTGCGGAGAGACATTAGAGCAGAGAGAGATGGGCGTTACTCTTGACTGGATCCGTCTTCAGATCAAATCGGACTTAAAGGATATTACCGCAGAGCAGGTTGCTTCCATGGTAATCGCATATGAGCCGATCTGGGCAATCGGAACCGGCAAGACAGCAACAACCGCACAGGCACAGGAAGTCTGCAAGGCAATCCGCGACTGCATCGCTGAGGTATATGATACCGATACAGCTGAGAAGGTTCGTATCCAGTACGGCGGATCTGTCAATGCAGGAAATGCGGCAGAACTGTTCGCACAGCCGGATATCGATGGCGGTCTTGTAGGCGGCGCATCCTTAAAGGCTGACTTTGGAAAGATTGTAAACTATAAGTAA